The Blautia hydrogenotrophica DSM 10507 genome window below encodes:
- a CDS encoding 2-oxoacid:acceptor oxidoreductase subunit alpha: MPITTASRNRVMTGVHFMLGNYALVEGAISAGCDFFGGYPITPANEISERMSQRLPQVGGKFVQGEDELCSIYACAGASLAGGKVMTATASAGYNYMQEGLGYCYAIEAPVVVADVQRCRGENYASQADVYQMRYGASGDYEAIVVCPSSVQELYDYTIWAFNLAEEYRNPVIIMSETTIALMRERLDIPKAEDISIFNRKYTTKSPEEYLPFAAPENGCPEMAPLGEGYHTIYSLNPHDERGDIEWDPVVFDKLYKRVCGKITENKDKICRTESYMMEDAQYAIVTYGSEVRPSMEAAQMARECGIKMGVLKLCNVWPVPEKAIHEVAGNVSKIFAVEMNMGKYVREIERAASGKCQVLPVTKNLGLVHTGLEILEEIKKGVK, encoded by the coding sequence ATGCCAATTACAACTGCATCACGAAACAGGGTGATGACGGGGGTCCATTTTATGCTGGGCAATTACGCCTTGGTAGAAGGAGCGATCAGCGCCGGCTGTGATTTTTTCGGCGGTTATCCCATCACCCCGGCGAACGAAATTTCGGAGAGAATGTCACAAAGGCTGCCGCAGGTAGGCGGAAAATTTGTTCAGGGAGAGGACGAACTGTGTTCGATCTACGCCTGTGCCGGAGCGTCCCTGGCAGGTGGAAAAGTCATGACGGCAACGGCGAGTGCAGGTTACAACTATATGCAGGAGGGACTGGGCTATTGTTACGCGATTGAGGCACCGGTGGTGGTAGCAGACGTACAGCGTTGTAGAGGTGAAAATTATGCCAGTCAAGCCGATGTCTATCAGATGAGATATGGGGCCAGCGGCGATTATGAGGCGATTGTCGTGTGTCCATCGTCAGTTCAGGAGCTTTACGATTATACGATCTGGGCATTTAATCTGGCGGAGGAATACCGCAATCCGGTAATTATTATGTCTGAGACGACGATCGCACTGATGAGAGAACGTCTGGATATACCGAAGGCAGAGGACATTTCTATTTTTAACAGGAAGTACACGACGAAGTCACCAGAAGAATATCTACCATTTGCGGCGCCGGAAAATGGATGTCCTGAGATGGCTCCTCTGGGAGAAGGATACCACACGATCTATTCACTGAACCCTCACGATGAGAGAGGTGATATCGAGTGGGACCCGGTTGTCTTTGATAAGTTATACAAAAGAGTCTGCGGAAAAATCACAGAGAATAAGGACAAAATCTGTAGGACAGAGAGCTATATGATGGAGGATGCCCAGTATGCGATTGTTACTTATGGAAGTGAGGTAAGACCTTCCATGGAGGCAGCACAGATGGCCAGAGAGTGCGGAATTAAGATGGGAGTCTTAAAGCTCTGCAACGTATGGCCTGTGCCGGAGAAAGCGATCCATGAAGTAGCCGGGAACGTATCTAAGATTTTTGCAGTGGAGATGAATATGGGAAAATACGTGCGTGAAATCGAACGCGCAGCGTCTGGAAAATGCCAGGTACTCCCCGTGACAAAGAACTTAGGTCTGGTACATACAGGGCTGGAGATTCTAGAAGAGATTAAAAAGGGGGTAAAGTAA
- a CDS encoding thiamine pyrophosphate-dependent enzyme, giving the protein MSVQKENPRRRFLRPEKLPHFFCSGCGCGQVLNYYTQALEELNMDPEYMVHIGGVGCTARIPVYLKTDMFHGVHGRTLGWATGVKMMRPDVPVVIFAGDGDVSSIGGNHLIHAARRNLDVTVVMVNNLNFAMTGGQVAPTTPEDSRTMTTPYGSAEPRFDVCELVKAAGATHVERWTTAQPAQCKKAMERALTHKGFSLIEIVSQCPTHFGRYALKTGDPNAVLEWIKGYTYTDAQAKKMSPEELEGKLRCGQYICVEKPVYAGTTNMM; this is encoded by the coding sequence ATGAGTGTACAGAAAGAAAATCCCAGAAGAAGGTTTTTAAGACCGGAGAAACTGCCTCATTTTTTCTGTTCAGGCTGTGGTTGCGGGCAGGTTTTAAATTACTATACCCAGGCACTAGAGGAGTTGAATATGGACCCTGAATATATGGTCCATATCGGTGGAGTTGGTTGTACGGCACGTATTCCGGTTTATTTAAAGACAGATATGTTTCACGGTGTCCATGGGAGGACTTTGGGCTGGGCGACTGGAGTTAAGATGATGCGGCCAGATGTTCCGGTGGTGATCTTTGCAGGTGATGGAGATGTGTCTTCCATAGGAGGGAATCATCTGATTCATGCGGCAAGAAGAAACCTAGACGTTACAGTGGTTATGGTGAATAATCTGAACTTTGCAATGACTGGAGGACAGGTAGCTCCCACGACCCCGGAAGACAGCAGGACAATGACCACTCCGTATGGAAGTGCGGAACCTAGATTTGATGTCTGCGAACTGGTAAAAGCAGCAGGTGCCACCCATGTGGAGCGCTGGACGACAGCTCAGCCTGCACAGTGCAAAAAGGCCATGGAGCGGGCGCTTACCCATAAAGGGTTTTCACTGATTGAGATTGTCTCTCAGTGCCCGACGCATTTTGGAAGGTATGCCTTGAAGACCGGCGACCCCAACGCTGTTCTGGAATGGATTAAGGGTTACACCTACACAGATGCGCAGGCAAAGAAGATGTCTCCAGAGGAACTGGAAGGTAAGCTCCGCTGCGGCCAGTATATCTGCGTGGAGAAACCTGTCTATGCGGGAACAACCAATATGATGTGA
- a CDS encoding 2-oxoacid:acceptor oxidoreductase family protein yields the protein MLAYPQKISLCGFGGQGIILSAVILGTTAVTKGDLYAVQTQSYGSEARGGQCQAELIIDKEPINSPIAETKNLLVALFQTAYEKYIETLDEEGYLVIDPQLVTKITRPIRHTFELPATQIAVDLGNRMAANMVVLGFLSEALGIIKREDLLEVVKENVAERFVELNFKAVDAGIAYAKEHNLYADK from the coding sequence ATGTTAGCATATCCACAGAAAATCAGCCTGTGCGGCTTTGGCGGTCAGGGAATCATTCTTTCTGCGGTCATTTTAGGGACGACAGCTGTGACAAAAGGAGATCTTTACGCAGTTCAGACGCAATCTTATGGTTCTGAGGCCAGAGGAGGACAATGCCAGGCAGAATTGATTATTGACAAGGAACCGATTAATTCTCCCATCGCGGAGACAAAAAATCTGCTCGTAGCGCTGTTTCAGACCGCTTACGAGAAATATATTGAGACCTTAGATGAGGAAGGGTATCTAGTCATTGACCCCCAACTGGTGACGAAGATTACCCGTCCCATTAGACATACCTTCGAACTTCCCGCCACCCAAATCGCGGTGGACTTAGGAAACCGAATGGCTGCCAATATGGTGGTCTTAGGTTTCCTAAGTGAAGCGTTAGGAATTATCAAAAGGGAAGATCTTTTGGAAGTGGTAAAAGAAAATGTGGCAGAGCGCTTTGTGGAATTGAATTTCAAAGCGGTGGATGCCGGGATCGCTTATGCCAAGGAACACAATTTGTATGCTGACAAGTAA
- a CDS encoding ATP-grasp domain-containing protein, with amino-acid sequence MDLFEYEGKQLMRQFEIPVPESCLITDSEATPPMPYPFVLKAQVMTGGRGKAGGVKVCADEREFEIHKKNILNMEIKNHRVHGLLAEQMVKAKRELYLSITLQGVSKPTLIASRMGGMDIEQISRETPDEIVKMEIDPFTGLKGYQKKYLAKRLEIEDKQDFYQFIGKVERAFFDTGAKLVEINPLGVVDGRLMAMDSKFSLDDHVKKMQGTVEQLEKDREKLYRYQAPEKEMTTITYVPLDGDIGLISDGAGTGMLTLDLLNDEGLHVASFCELGGMTTEEVMYRAMDLTLTGHPQIKGVLIVLIGGFNRMDNMALGITKYVKEHQVKIPIYTRMCGTMEEVGLKTMEAAGMSTYNVLTETVKDLAKTVKEG; translated from the coding sequence ATGGATTTATTTGAGTATGAAGGAAAGCAGCTGATGAGGCAGTTTGAGATTCCGGTTCCCGAAAGCTGTCTGATTACCGATTCAGAAGCGACGCCGCCGATGCCTTATCCTTTTGTGCTGAAAGCCCAAGTGATGACAGGGGGCAGAGGAAAAGCCGGGGGAGTAAAGGTTTGTGCAGATGAGAGGGAGTTTGAAATCCATAAGAAGAATATTCTGAATATGGAGATCAAAAACCATCGTGTACATGGCCTTTTGGCGGAGCAAATGGTGAAGGCGAAAAGAGAATTGTACCTTTCGATCACCCTGCAAGGGGTATCAAAACCAACTCTAATAGCCAGCAGGATGGGAGGAATGGACATTGAACAGATATCAAGAGAAACCCCGGATGAAATTGTAAAGATGGAGATTGACCCATTTACCGGACTGAAAGGATATCAAAAAAAGTATCTGGCGAAGAGGCTGGAGATTGAGGATAAGCAGGACTTTTATCAATTTATCGGAAAAGTGGAGCGTGCGTTTTTTGACACAGGGGCCAAACTGGTAGAAATCAATCCACTGGGCGTGGTGGATGGCAGACTGATGGCTATGGATTCCAAATTTTCTCTAGACGACCATGTTAAGAAAATGCAAGGGACTGTAGAGCAATTGGAGAAGGACCGGGAGAAACTCTATAGGTATCAGGCACCGGAAAAAGAAATGACGACAATTACTTATGTCCCATTAGACGGAGACATCGGATTGATTTCAGACGGAGCAGGTACCGGCATGCTGACCTTAGACCTGCTGAATGATGAAGGACTTCATGTGGCGTCGTTCTGTGAATTGGGAGGGATGACGACGGAAGAGGTCATGTACCGTGCGATGGATTTGACTTTGACTGGACATCCACAGATCAAAGGGGTGCTGATTGTCTTGATCGGAGGCTTTAACCGGATGGACAACATGGCTCTCGGAATTACAAAGTATGTCAAAGAGCATCAGGTAAAGATTCCTATCTATACCAGAATGTGCGGAACCATGGAAGAAGTAGGATTAAAAACTATGGAAGCTGCGGGAATGAGTACATACAACGTATTGACAGAGACTGTAAAAGATCTGGCTAAGACAGTGAAGGAGGGATGA
- the sucD gene encoding succinate--CoA ligase subunit alpha, with amino-acid sequence MAILIGKETKVLVQAITGKSGSLQTKVMLDAGTKIVAGVTPGKGGQEVHGVPVYDYISEAKKEHDFDTVISFVPPAAAKDSCFEAIDAGIRLLVLTTEEIALQDVVEIIAYAKAHGTTLVGPGCAGVIAPGTCKVGAHPVRFFCPGQVGVVSKSGALSYEIGKTLTDNGIGQSGVVAIGGGPIWGFTQRDAIELYEEDPDTKVIVLLGEIGGGSEEEAAAYIKAHVTKPVVSLIVGRNAPQGKSLGHAGAIVSGNVGTAKTKIEALQDAGVHVVKNPVEMVKVIRALLS; translated from the coding sequence ATGGCAATTTTAATAGGGAAAGAGACCAAGGTTTTGGTTCAGGCCATCACTGGAAAGTCCGGTTCTTTGCAGACGAAGGTGATGCTGGATGCGGGAACGAAGATTGTGGCAGGTGTGACTCCAGGAAAAGGCGGTCAGGAAGTCCATGGAGTTCCTGTCTACGACTATATCAGTGAGGCGAAAAAGGAACATGATTTTGATACAGTAATCAGCTTTGTGCCGCCGGCGGCAGCAAAGGACTCCTGTTTTGAGGCCATTGACGCAGGGATTCGTCTGTTGGTTCTGACCACTGAGGAAATTGCGCTTCAGGATGTGGTGGAGATTATCGCGTACGCGAAAGCACATGGGACGACTCTGGTAGGACCGGGGTGCGCAGGAGTGATCGCCCCGGGAACTTGCAAGGTGGGAGCTCATCCAGTTCGCTTCTTCTGTCCTGGCCAGGTGGGGGTTGTCTCAAAGAGTGGAGCCTTATCCTATGAGATCGGAAAGACGCTGACAGACAATGGAATCGGGCAGTCTGGTGTTGTGGCAATCGGTGGAGGGCCTATCTGGGGATTTACCCAAAGAGATGCCATTGAATTGTATGAAGAAGACCCGGATACGAAAGTGATTGTATTGTTGGGGGAGATCGGAGGAGGTTCCGAGGAGGAAGCAGCTGCATATATCAAAGCGCATGTGACAAAACCGGTGGTGTCCTTGATTGTCGGCAGAAATGCACCTCAAGGAAAGAGCCTTGGACATGCAGGTGCAATTGTCAGCGGCAATGTGGGAACGGCGAAAACGAAAATAGAAGCTTTGCAAGACGCGGGGGTACACGTGGTAAAAAATCCCGTGGAGATGGTAAAGGTGATTCGAGCATTGCTTTCATGA